In Nyctibius grandis isolate bNycGra1 chromosome 17, bNycGra1.pri, whole genome shotgun sequence, the genomic stretch TTCACTGCCCAAGCTGAGAGACAGGGAACCAAACAGGAACATGATTGATTAATACACCTTTAAATTAAAGAAGTCACATTGTACAGATTTAGACTTTACCTCTTTAAGCACCTCCAATTTGACAGAGCAGAGGATAACACTAGATCGTTATATTTAACCCCTCACTACAACACAACACTAGACAGTAATTCCTCTCCAGATGAATAGCATCAATTCTTAAGCTTATCACAGCAGGATGTTAAAAGCAATATAGAGTTGCCCAGTTGTACTCACAAAGTACCACTAACTTCTATCTACAGTAACTTCACCTTTTCAAGCCAAGCAGTAACAGGCTGAGCTGGTGACACCCATGCTAACAGGAACTGCTCTAAATAGCTCAGGGCCACCATACAGacatgcaaaaagcaaaaatctccTCTAAGAAGCAGGATCCAATAGATGGGAAGATCTGCTGCCAGCCAGCGTGGCATCAGAGACAGCAGTAAGGCAACAGTGACGAAGTAGCTACAGATGCTTTCTACAGTCATGAGGAAACAAGACCACTAGAGCCTGTAAATCTCACATTTAAAAAGTGGAACAATGCAGCAGGCTCTGAAAGTTAATTTTCTCACAGGACTTGGGACTTAAGCAGCTGATGTTCAAGCTCTGCTCACAAGGCTTTAACCTAGAAATGTGTAATTATAAGGAGCAGTTCTTTGCAAGTGCAGCAACTCTTGGTATTTCTGCTGGTACCAATGCAATCTAACTAGTGATGCATTTTGAGTACCTGTTCCATTACAAACTCAAACAGATTGAAACCTGTCTGCAGTTCTTCCCACATTAATTTCACAAGCTGCTATCAGTTAGTTTCCCACCTCATAGTCCTTGCGTGGAAGGatctcatcctcctcttcatgaGTTTCTCCTAGGATTgtctgcaaaacaaataaacatgggaaaggaaaatcaTCAGGGGAAAAATGCATGTACAGGTGCATGTGAACATTGGTAGTAAAGCCAAAACTAGGGAAGGCCTATGCCACTACTCCTCATAAAGTCAGACTGTGGATCACCAGACTACTACTTACTTTGGGGTAATTGTATAGGGCCTTACGTTAAAGCTTGCCCCTCAGCAAAAACACACTGTATTACTACTATACAGGAGCTCCCCACAGCACAGTAAAGCAGCGTACTAAACCCACATCCCAGCTTCCTTCACACCCAGTTACAAGGAGGCACAGGCCAAGAAACTTGCACAGACAGCACTCCCCTGTGCCAGGAGAGCCCCTGCCAGAGCCACTCCCCTCTAACGCCTGCACGGGATGCCGTACCccgggaggagcagcagcacggGCTGAGGAacctgctgcaggggctgggacAGCCGGCCCAGCCAAAGCAAGCCTTGTCTGGGGTACCGGGACAGCGCGGGCTAAGGCACCGGCGACAGCACCTGAGGTACCGGGCCCGGCGCGAGCAAAAAGAGCGCGAACGCGCTGAGGCACCGGGCCGTGAGGCTCCGGGCCAAGCGCGGGCGGGGGCACCGAGCCCTGAGGCGCCGGCACTGTGGGCGGGGGCACCGAGCCCTGAGGCGCCGGTACCGGGGTCTGAGGTACCGGGGTCTGAGGTACCGGGCCCTGAGGCGACAGGCCCAGCGCGGTCTAGGGAGTCGACACCAGGGGCGGGGTACCTGGCACTGAGGCGCTGGGCCGAGCGCGGGCTGAGGTACCGAGCCCTGAGGCGCCGGCACTGTGGGCGGGGGTACCGGGCCCTGAGGCGCCGGCATCGGGGGCGGAGGCACCGGGCCCAGCACCGTAGCAACACTCAACGCCCTCACAGCCGCCCGCCCTCATGCACTCCCCAGagccggcgcggcggcggggccgggccgaggCCCGGTGCCAGGACGCCGCCAGCAGGAACGAGGCCGGGGACCGCCGGGGGtgcgcggggccgcggccgtACCAGCTCCTCGGGGGTGCGGCTCTCCCGCTCGCCGCAGCAGcgcgggcagcagcagcagcacagcccggACCCGCACCCCGCCATcttccgccgccgccgccgccgccccttTCCGGCCCCACCCGCCGCGCCGCGCGTGaccccgccgcctgccccgccCCCGGCGCGCGGGGGGAGCTGAGGTCGCGGCGCCATGTCGGGGAAGGGCACGCGCGGGGCACCACGTGACCGCGGCGGGAGGGGCCGCGCGCGCCCAGCGCCGCCCCCGGGTGAGCGGGGCCCGGGCCCCatcgccgcccccgccgcccggggagcccccgccgcggccccgtcTGGCCGCCCGCTGCTTCGGGCCGAGCCGCGCTCCCAGCGGCTTCAGCTGAGGTGAAGGAGTGATCGGGCTGCAGCTTGATCCCTGCCTGGCCCCGAGCCCGGCTGCGGCGCCCGGACCCCCCGGCAGCAGGTACCCCCGGCGCTGCTGGCGCCCCTTCTCCCCCGGCAGCCCGCGGAGGTGCCGGGCTCCCCCGCGGCCTTTCCGTGGCCGTGCCGCTGCCCCGTCAGCTGCCCCGCTGGCAAGGCGGTGGATCCAGCCGCGGGCCCCTTGCCTGGCCCGTAGGGCTGCCAGCCTGGTGCCGTGGCCCGGGACAGCCAGGCCCTGGACGAGTCCCTCGCAGGTGTGCACGGCCCATGTGAAGTGCACATCTGTGCGGCCAAGTTTAGCTCGGGTGGTAAAACTAAGCTTAGGAGGATGCAGACCTCCACGTTGTGTGTGTGGGTGTCAGCTCAGGCCTGGAAGTGGCAAAAATACCCCACAGCGAAGCAAACAGGCACCACCAGCATCACATAAACACAAAGGCACATCCGTGCTGATCAGCATCAATGTGCTGGGCCACAAATCTTTGCTCTGAGCGCTGCAGGATAGCAGAGATGGAGGAGCAGGAGTGCTGACCCAACAGAGCTGATggatcttttttctctttgcaatatATGCAAGCTTCTGCCAGCAGATCTGCGATGCATCTGATGGCAAGGAAACTGTTCCAAAAGCTGCTTGTAGATAAAATTTGTTGggcctttcttctctctttgtgGTTCTAGATTGCCAGTAAGATAAGGACCTTTCCTCAACAGCAAGTCTCATCCTATAGAGACATTAATATGTGAACCTTTCACTTGTGATGGGCATTAAATCTGAAGTGGGAAAAGAGAGGTCCTTTGATTTGCCTCTGGTGCTGGGGCACGCTTGCTAGAAGTGAGACATTGGGAGTTTGCTGCATGTGATTTTGCGCTGCTAGCTTGATCACCAACGTATGCTTTGGGATAATTCTCCCAGATTAGTGACACGTGGCTATCAGGCAAAGTCCTTTGAGACAGGCTGTTCCTGTGCACCCAGTTGCTTTTGCTTCACTTGTCAGTAGGTCTGTGCTGCTGATTTTGACCATGACCTGCTATGTTGGTAAACAGGAGATTTAAGACTCTCAGTTCCTCTTGGCAGCAGAAGtcctgtgcttctttctcatatCTCCTGCCATGTGGAGAGGTCCCCAGGTGGTAAAAGTAGACTTTCTCCCAAAGGGTTTTACTTGATTGGCAACTCAGTGTAAACAGTAGAAGATGAGTTCAAAGTCTTCTTGGATGACCTAAACCAACAGAGCTTATGATAAGAACAACGTGTTCACTAGTTCATGGAACCATTTCCTCCAAAACAGGCTCCAATATTACATAATGCTCAGACAGCTTGCTGCTTCCCAGTGACAATTTTAAGTTTTGGCAGGTACATAAGCAAATAACACGGATCCAGATTTTATGGGAGCTCTTCTCTAATTATCTGTAATCACtaccaaattttaaaggcataGGGTGGAACACTTTTGGGAGCTAAGTGGATTTGGGCATCCTAGACCTGCTTGTACCACTGACTTGCAATGGGTCTTGGCACAGGCTTCCTTCATctgctgcccaccccagccATAACTGCTCCTTGATGAGGTCTGTGTCCTGTCTTGTACCCACTGTGCTCTTTCTGTTCCCCTCCTCCAGAGAGCTCACCATGGTCAATGAGACCCAGCATACCTGCAgtgccagctccagctccaagTCTGATGGTGGTAGCAGCAGCGGGAGCGAGAGCTCCAAGGACAGCTCACGCTGCTCCACCCCTGTCCTCGACGCTGACCGTCATGAGCGACTGCGGGAGAAGATGCGCCGACGGCAGGACTCTGGAGACAAGTGGTTCTCCTTGGAGTTTTTCCCTCCACGCACAGCCAATGCTGCTGTCAATCTCATCTCCAGGTgagggctgcagggtgggagaggggagagatgAAGTGTCTTTGGTGGAGGGCTGGGAAATAGCTAATGAGGCAGGCTCTGGCCCATGCTCTGTCTCCCCTTCCAGGTGACGAAGCAGGTAATGGGGCTGTGCTTTCCTGCTGAGGAGGGTAATGGACACCAGGTAACTTGTCTTCCCTTGGAGGCCCTGAAGAGTTAAGTGTCATGGTGGGGTTACTGAGGAGGCCAGACTGTTTCCCTTCTCCCATGTTCTGTGAAGATGGAGCAACCCCACTGTCATGCTCTGGGGCTGAAGCAGAGTGCTGGGgtaaaacagagcagaaaagttcctattaaaagcagaaaatattatttgataGGCAGTGTGCCCAAGTCTCTGGAACAGAGACTCCCCCTTGCTTTCAGAATCACCCAGCCACTATGGTTTGTGCCTCTGTATTACTGAGAACTACAGTTTTAGCCTCTGAGATACGTGTCCCCATCTACATGCTAAATTAAAGGTGATAGTTCTCAGCAGAGCTAAAGGTTATCCTAGAGCCCAGGAGCCACCATGTACTCAcctggaggagaagagggagttTCATAACTCTTTTTGTAACTGCTATATGCCAGTGCCAGGTTTACTTCAAACAGAAGGGCCTGTTCCAAcccagagcaggagagagacAAGTTAGGGGAGACTTTGTCTCTTCTGTTAGGCTCACTTCAGAACAGAACAGAGATCTGGTCCATCTTTTCATACTTGTGGCCTCTACAAGTTAAAGCTGGGAACAGGGGTTGCAGCATAGTCTCCCATCTCAAAAGGAACAGGACTTGCATGGCTGTGTATCAGAACACATAACAGTCTAATAAAGCATGCTGAGAGGAACTTTATTCTACAGAGAACACTTAAGTTGCCTCTTCTTCAAAGAGATTGTAAGCTCCTCCTCATACAGCCTTAAAGGATGACTTTCCTTATTTACATTGGCCACTTGCTAAACTCCTAGTTCAGCACTTTTCTTGgtctcttctgctgctctcaTCCAAGCTCTCTCTGCCTGTTGCTGGCATTCCAGCAGTGAGCAAGATATCCCAGGCATAGGGAGGGGAGCTGGCTACCTGGTAGGCTAACACAGCTCTAAAATCCACAGGTTTGACCGCATGGGAGCAGGTGGCCCACTATTCATTGACGTGACGTGGCACCCTGCAGGGGACCCAGGATCTGACAAGGAAACCTCTTCCATGATCATTGCCAACACTGCGGTCAACTACTGTGGCCTGGAGACCATCCTGCACATGACATGCTGCAATCAGACCAAGGATGACATCACGGGGCATCTGCAGAAGGCCAAGAGGCTTGGGCTGAAGAACATCATGGCGTTGCGTGGAGGTGAATCCTTCTGTCCTATGATGTGTAGGGCTGAGGTGGTATTGCTATTGTGTTCAATTCCAGGgttaaaatggagaaataagATTTAGAGGCTCCTTCTGCTGTGGGAATTAAATGTTGAGACTGCATTTTACCTGATCCCTTTGTTAGCAGTCCCTCCAGCTCAAGGGTAGACAAAAGCAGTCCATGGGTAAAACTGCAAACTTGAAGGTTTCATCTAGTCTTCCTTTTGATAGCAGGAGGTTTTTACAGCACTAGCAGATCTGAGTCGAGCAAACAGTTGGAGAGAGCTGTGGATTTGTTCTCTTTTCAGATCCTGTCGGTGAGGAATGGGAGGAAGAAGTAGATGGCTTCAACTATGCTGTTGACCTGGTTAAGCACATTCGCAATGAATTTGATGATTACTTTGACATCTGTGTGGCAGGTAAGGGTCTTTCATTGCGGAGTGTGGGGTAGGGTCCGAGGTAGGGAAATCAGCTCAGCAGTCCCTCTCTGGATTGTGGGCTGCAAGTGACAGCACAGTCCAATTGGCTACTTTCTAATTTCTAACGTGTTGTCCTGACCAACAggatttcactttctttttttccccccttcgCCCCCCAAAGGCTACCCCAAGGGTCATCCTGAAGCAGAGAGCTATGAGGCAGACTTGAGGCACCTGAAGGAGAAAGTCTTTGCTGGCGCAGACTTCATCATTACACAGCTTTTCTTCCGATCAGAAACCTTTCTcaagttcatgaaggactgtcaAGCCATTGGCATCACCTGCCCCATTATTCCTGGCATCTTCCCCATACAGGTGAAATCCAGTAATTCTGATTCAGGGAGGGAATAAGGATCGAGGATGTTGGGTATTTGGGGATCAGGGCCTGAGAGAGGTCTGTAAATATCCTCCATGAAATTTCTGGGAAGTGAGTGTGCTAAACATACGATAAATCTGTAGATGGTTTGCCAAATTAAATTCCTAAGTATGTAATAACAAGCTTAAAAGGTTTTTTGTGCCCATATGGCAAAAAGGGATATAAAGGACAATGGTCTACCAGTCCTAAGGTACTAGTCATCACTGTCAGCATACTGGGCTCAGGcaaagaaatgggaagaaatcaCCTAAAGCGACATAACCATTACCATCCTAGAGATGGGGCCTAGGAGTAGAATCCAGGAGCCCCAATTCTAAATCTCCTGCCACAAAATCAAGATCAAGTACCTGTGTTACTGGGATGGTCAGAAAAGGGccttggaaaaaattaaaatccccTGCATCCTCATCCAGGGTTACCACTCCCTGCGCCAGCTGGTGAAGCTCTCCAAGCTGGAAGTGCCTCAAGAAATCAAAGATGTGATTGAACCCATCAAGGACAATGACGCAGCTATCCGGAACTACGGGGTGGAGCTGGCAGTGTCCATGTGCCGGGAGCTGTTGGATAGTGGCATGGTGCACGGGCTCCATTTTTACACCCTCAATCGGGAAGTGGCTACTACTGAAGTCCTTAAGCGGCTGGGCATTTGGAAGGAGGACCCGAGGTGAGCAGAATATGCTGGCTTCTGTTAGTTCCTCTGTCacatccatccatcccatcTACTGAAGGCTCAAGCAATGGATGGGTTGGCacccctcctctctgctccctttttttttttttagcacattTCTGCATTTAGAAGTTCAGGTCTCTGACAAAAGCTGGGAGGAATAGAGGGGACAGCTGAAGGAGGAATTTGTTGTAGTCAAGTGGCTTTAAAGTAGCCTGTTCTGGAACTTTAAAAACCTAAACTCTTAGAGCTGCCACTTggaagaaacatgttttttgaGGTCTGTCACAACCCCTCTTACAGGCTCCTGCTGTGGATGTCTAGGGTTCTCTGCAGCTGATAAAGGGAATGTGGACTTCTCTCCAAGTCCACAGGCTTTGGCATAGACAagaggaagcaaaggaaaatggataactgtattttcttcttgttaaaaATAGCTTCACACAGTGCTTTTCCCTTACCTCACCCCATTTCAGGGGTCAGTTCTGTATTTAATCATTTAATAGACACCTACCGAGCATCCTCTGAGGAAACTGAGTGGGAAAAGGTTTTCCATAAAGGAAGAGGAGTTTTCTGCCCTACTTCTTGACAAATAGAACTCTTCTCAGCCCTTGTTACTTGCTCGCCCCAGAGGCAAAGTTCTCCAGGGGAAGGGCTTCTAGCCTCTAGTGGAAAGTCAGCAGAGGAACTGTTAACCTCCACTCCTCCCATGCAGGCGGCCTCTGCCCTGGGCAGTCAGCGCTCACCCCAAGAGAAGAGTTGAAGATGTTCGGCCAATCTTCTGGGCCTCGAGGCCGAAGAGTTACATCTATCGAACTCAAGAATGGGACGATTTCCCCAATGGCCGATGGTAAGCTGTCAGCCTGCAATGGCAGTGAGGTAGAGATGTGGTATGAAAGCCTGCTCTGCAGTTGGTCTTTGTTGTTTGTGGGTGTCCTGGGCATGCTTTGGGCTTGACAGAACAGCTGGCTTCTTAAAGTAGTCCCCAGTTGCTTGGATTTGAATGAGGTGAGGAGAATGGCACCAAGATGTTGAGGCTTTTGGTCTCTAGATGGATTTTGTTGGATACTTCTCTTCCTGGATGGCTGTCTTCCTGCATCACTAGCTCAGCTCATCTTCCTCAGTGGCCTGTTAATCCTGTGTCTGCTCTCCTTACAGGGGTAactcctcctctccagccttTGGGGAACTGAAGGACTATTATCTCTTCTACCTGAAGAGCAAGTCTCCCCGGGAGGAGCTCCTGAAGATGTGGGGAGAAGAGCTGACTGGTGAGGAAAGTGTCTTTGAGGTGTTCACGTGTTACATCACTGGAGAGCCCAACAAGAACGGGCACAAGGTGAGTGATGGTCCAGGAAGGGATGGTCAGCGTGGCACAGATGATAGTGTGTATTTCCTCTTGCTCCTGGTACCACATTGTTCTTCTAAACAAGAACTGGCACTTCCCTATCCAAAAGGACTTGCTGAGATAGTGGCTGAAGGGAATCCAACAGCTAGAGCTAGGGCTCAACataaaaggaaagctgctaCAGTATGACAGGACCAGTACCGATAGACTTCAGCAGTCATTCTTAGAGTTGAGGATATTCTGTCCCTTAAATCAAACCTGGGAATTCTGTCCTGAAGTAGGTGTGTTTGAGACCATTAGGGCACTTCTGAGTTCCTTCAGCATCTAGATGGTAACGAAAAAGTTGTTACATCCATTGTGAGCCATCTTTTCTCCTTGCGGTAGGTTACATGTATGCCTTGGAATGACGACCCTCTTGCTACTGAAACCAACCTTCTGaaggagcagctggagaaggtTAACAGACGAGGAATCCTGACTATCAACTCCCAGCCAAACATCAATGGCAAACCATCCACAGACCCCATTGTAGGCTGGGGGCCCAGCGCGGGTTATGTCTTCCAAAAGGTACTGCACTACTCTGGGCTGGGCAGCAAAGAGTTATGACCTGGTTTGGTCTCTGTTAGGTAGAACGGTCCTAGATAATCCTTCTGCCTGCTCCTTATCTTAATGCCTTCTTGCTGAGATGAGGCAAAGCTCTTTTGGTGTCAAGAGACAGACTATGTCATCCCTGTTTTCCCCCACCTCAAAACATCTATTGAACATCTAGAGTTTCTTGTTTTTACTCTCAGCAAGTAATTATTAGTAATGTCTTTCTAGAGCAGGGCTATGAAATTTTAGATACAAACACGTGCCTGCCCACTGCACCTGATCCCATTCAGGTTTTTCATAAAATGGGAATCAATGAGGTAGTATCCCTACCACCCAGCTTCTCATGGTAATAACTGGGCATTTAAAATTTCCCCTATCTGTCCTTCTCCAAGGCAGACTTCTCCACCAAttgcccccaccccacagcactACCGCTGTGCTCTTCAGAGAGCTGCCAGGTTCCGTCTCTGGCCTGCAAGCAGTCTTATCTCCCATGCCTGCCTCCTCCTGTCATGCATTTTCAGGCCCTAGAGCCTTGCCACTAATGGCTGTGATAGGAATCTCCCATCAAGGTAAATGCCAAGCAAGTGGCTCATACTAGGAAACAAAGCAGCCTTGTTCAAAAGGGATCCAAACCGCTAAAGCCACGAGACCAGCAGATGGCAAATGCAGTtatgttttcaaaggaaaaaattcccCCGAGGTGAAGGGAAATCCATCATCTCACACAATAGCCAGGAAATGGGGGAGGGGAAGCAGTTGTTGGGAGCAGCCAAGCACAGAGCAGCCGTAGATGCAGCAAGTACAGAATGAGGCTGTATAGGCACACAGGGAGAATCGTGAACAAAAAATGAGGATGGGGAATGGTAGGGTGCTTGGGAGAGCCCAGCTGAGACCCTGACTTCTGCTCCTGCCAGACTGGGCTGCCTTGGCAGGACACTGCTGTTCATAGGGTACCACGCAGAACAGAGGTCAAGCTCAGGCCTCTTCCAAGCACTCCACTCTGTCTGGCACAGACTGCTGCCCAGGCACAGTAGTTGTGGCTACGCTGTCTGGAGCTTATTCCAGCCTGTCTGCTTATGTGGGTGCAAAACAGGAAGGTTGTAGCTTTCCTCAGCTCCTGGGCTGTTAGCTCAGCTCtccctaatttatttttttcccccagctctcTTACTAATTTGCTCTGCCTTTTGCTCAAGCCTCCTCTATAGTACATACTTCCAGGAATAGATGTATAAGTCTTAAGCTGCCTGGTTTCCAAGCAGCACAGACTGTACAGCTGTTCTCTTGGTTCCTGTAtgtgtcccagccctgccatgAGTAAAGGCTCTtattctctttccccttctccaccCCTGCAGGCATACCTAGAGTTCTTCACCTCCAGTGAGATCGTCACGGCACTGCTGAAAGTGCTGAAGAAGTATGAGTTGAGAGTGAACTACCACATTGTCAATGTCAAGGTAGGCTGTTGTTTACAGGACACTTCCCTTTCACCGCCTTGGGAGAGAGGCAAATGTCAAAGATTCAGGTATCACTATGAACAAAGTGGGGCTgatggagggaaggggaagtgAAACAAGTCAGCTGTGATGTGCAGCAGCTGTCTGATCTCTTGACAAGGAGAGGGTAAATGCACTTGTTCCAACTCACTCAGTCCTCCCTCCTTGCTTCAGAaaggttttccttcctttggcaGGGCCAGAATATCACCAATGCTCCAGATCTGCAACCCAATGCTGTCACCTGGGGCATCTTCCCAGGCAGagagatcatccagcccactGTAGTGGATCCTGTAAGCTTCCTCTCCTGGAAGGTGAGTGCTCCCTTCTGCTGGATGTGTTGCTGTGATGCCCTGGAAGTTCAGAGTGTCTGGTTTGTTTTTAGTCTGTGACACTTTTAGCAATTGAGCTCTGCTGTGCTATTACCTTGCAGAGGTCCAGATATTGCTCCTCTTGCTCCCTCAGTGTAAGGAGAACTTTGCTCCAGCAAGAGCTCTTCACTGACACCAAGAGCCCAGTAACAGGAGGCTTGGGAGCTACCGCTGTCACGGTACTGGCCCCCAGAGCCCCGGGCAGTCGCTCTCCCTCTGCTCTTACACGCACAGGGGCACTGTTGAGCCGTTTCACTGCAAACCTGGctcctttctgctctgaacAGTTGCGTTCAGGGCACTTCCCGCTGACTGCAAAGCACAAGCCTCCTTACTCAGCTCTTGCAATTTTTACTGAGAAGAAACAGGCCACAGGCTGGCCAGGTGACACTGGTTGTCCTCAATGAGGCAGTATGAAAATGCAGCACTCTAACATGTGCATTACACCACTAACaacgtttttttttccttggcaggATGAGGCCTTTGCACTGTGGATCGAGCAATGGGCCAAGCTCTATGAAGAGGAGTCACCCTCTCGCATGATCATCCAGTACATCCATGACAACTACTACTTGGTCAACCTGGTGGACAATGACTTCCCACTTGAAAACTGCCTCTGGCAGGTTGTGGATGATACTTTTGAGCTGTTGAACTCTCCGACTCAGCAGTGAAAATTCCTCTTCTAatccctttcttcctccttccgTCCACTGACTTCGGGCAGAGAAGAAGCAGCTCCTGTGCTGATGGTGGACCACACACTCCTAAACCCAGTGAACAGGCTAGCTCTGATCTACCGACACTACATGCTTTTCTGACCCCAACACAAAGGCTCCCTGACTCCTTCTCACTGAACAATAGCCAGAATAATCTGAACCTCTGAGCTGAGGCTCTAGACTAAGTTTGAAGGCCAGCTCTGCAGGATGAAGAGGTGCTAATCATGGCTGCGTTGATTACAGTAATAAGAGAACTCTTGTGCATCAATGTGATAAAGCTCAGTGGGACTCTAGTAACTTTCTCATGCCAGAAATCCTGCCTTGGGGGCAGAAACACTCCTATCAGCAGTGCCTATATGCAGGAGATTATTTCAGCAGCTACTAATCCTGAAAAGCAGCTCAAGTTGCTTTTACATTGCACTCCTAAGATGTATTTCTACATAACTGATCATATCAGGCTCTTATGCACTCACTCCAGAAGAAGGTTCAAGTTTTCTCCCtaacttttctccttttattataTTTCCTGTTTTCGTTTTAATAGCAATATGTGAATTTCACTTCTGGATGAGACTGAGTAGGAATCACACTATTTCTTAGATTAAGTCcaataaaatacacaaatacaaaTGTCTCTTGTACTAGGCCATATGCTTGTAAGTAGCAAATGCTCATGTTGTTTGTAAACTTATCAGCCTGGCACATGGGAAAGTTTTAAGAAAACCAACTGTTTATGGTGCAGTTCTGCCTTCACTTTTAACACATGCCCTAAGTAAAGTATGGACAAAGCTCCGTGATAGAGCAAAGAAAGCTTAAATCCTAGAATTTACCAAAAGCAACTAGCTACAACCTTTGGCTCCATTCCGCAAGGTCACAAGAGTTGTAGTGGCCCTTTTCCAGGGGAAGATAGCCTACCTTTCCTGACCTAATGACTCTTAACAGCCTTAGGCCCCACAGCACTGAAATAAGGGGTTGGGGGAGCTATGGAAGCTGCTTTGTGTTACTTAACAATCCTGCAAAGCTACCACTGGCCAGGAAAACAAGACCTTGGGGCAGTTCCCAGTGGGATTTCAAGATCCCTGCCATACTGTGAGCATCTCTTTCAaacaagcaaggaagaaaagccttttccaGATTGTTCAGACCCTCTCattacagctgtctgagactggGCTCATATATCCGGGGTAATTACAGGGCATCAATCACAGAAGCAAGTAATGGGAAGGCTGGGGGTCAGACACGCCTGTCTTGCCTCAAAGGTTTTGGTGCTCAGCTGTTCCCAGCAGGTTTCTTCATCCCTAGCCCATTCAGCACAGAAAGGAACCAGCAGGAACCAGTCAAGAGGTTGGCCACCCACTGAAAGGCTTAATGAAGAGCTGATGGACCTAGacagggggaggaggtgggagccATGTGGGAATCGCCCCCCCCGGGGAAGAgacaaatctgaaaataaagaccTGTGTTTGCACCTATCGAGGACAGTCCAGACTTTGGAATCATCAGGGTGTAGCGTTTGCACAGGCAGACTGATGCTCATCTTTTTAAGACTGATGTATTTGCTTACTCCCCTGCATGACACTAAGCTCCTGTCTAGGAAAAAACACCGAGTAAAGGGAGAG encodes the following:
- the MTHFR gene encoding methylenetetrahydrofolate reductase (NADPH) isoform X1, with protein sequence MVNETQHTCSASSSSKSDGGSSSGSESSKDSSRCSTPVLDADRHERLREKMRRRQDSGDKWFSLEFFPPRTANAAVNLISRFDRMGAGGPLFIDVTWHPAGDPGSDKETSSMIIANTAVNYCGLETILHMTCCNQTKDDITGHLQKAKRLGLKNIMALRGDPVGEEWEEEVDGFNYAVDLVKHIRNEFDDYFDICVAGYPKGHPEAESYEADLRHLKEKVFAGADFIITQLFFRSETFLKFMKDCQAIGITCPIIPGIFPIQGYHSLRQLVKLSKLEVPQEIKDVIEPIKDNDAAIRNYGVELAVSMCRELLDSGMVHGLHFYTLNREVATTEVLKRLGIWKEDPRRPLPWAVSAHPKRRVEDVRPIFWASRPKSYIYRTQEWDDFPNGRWGNSSSPAFGELKDYYLFYLKSKSPREELLKMWGEELTGEESVFEVFTCYITGEPNKNGHKVTCMPWNDDPLATETNLLKEQLEKVNRRGILTINSQPNINGKPSTDPIVGWGPSAGYVFQKAYLEFFTSSEIVTALLKVLKKYELRVNYHIVNVKGQNITNAPDLQPNAVTWGIFPGREIIQPTVVDPVSFLSWKDEAFALWIEQWAKLYEEESPSRMIIQYIHDNYYLVNLVDNDFPLENCLWQVVDDTFELLNSPTQQ
- the MTHFR gene encoding methylenetetrahydrofolate reductase (NADPH) isoform X2 is translated as MDTRFDRMGAGGPLFIDVTWHPAGDPGSDKETSSMIIANTAVNYCGLETILHMTCCNQTKDDITGHLQKAKRLGLKNIMALRGDPVGEEWEEEVDGFNYAVDLVKHIRNEFDDYFDICVAGYPKGHPEAESYEADLRHLKEKVFAGADFIITQLFFRSETFLKFMKDCQAIGITCPIIPGIFPIQGYHSLRQLVKLSKLEVPQEIKDVIEPIKDNDAAIRNYGVELAVSMCRELLDSGMVHGLHFYTLNREVATTEVLKRLGIWKEDPRRPLPWAVSAHPKRRVEDVRPIFWASRPKSYIYRTQEWDDFPNGRWGNSSSPAFGELKDYYLFYLKSKSPREELLKMWGEELTGEESVFEVFTCYITGEPNKNGHKVTCMPWNDDPLATETNLLKEQLEKVNRRGILTINSQPNINGKPSTDPIVGWGPSAGYVFQKAYLEFFTSSEIVTALLKVLKKYELRVNYHIVNVKGQNITNAPDLQPNAVTWGIFPGREIIQPTVVDPVSFLSWKDEAFALWIEQWAKLYEEESPSRMIIQYIHDNYYLVNLVDNDFPLENCLWQVVDDTFELLNSPTQQ
- the MTHFR gene encoding methylenetetrahydrofolate reductase (NADPH) isoform X3, with the translated sequence MGAGGPLFIDVTWHPAGDPGSDKETSSMIIANTAVNYCGLETILHMTCCNQTKDDITGHLQKAKRLGLKNIMALRGDPVGEEWEEEVDGFNYAVDLVKHIRNEFDDYFDICVAGYPKGHPEAESYEADLRHLKEKVFAGADFIITQLFFRSETFLKFMKDCQAIGITCPIIPGIFPIQGYHSLRQLVKLSKLEVPQEIKDVIEPIKDNDAAIRNYGVELAVSMCRELLDSGMVHGLHFYTLNREVATTEVLKRLGIWKEDPRRPLPWAVSAHPKRRVEDVRPIFWASRPKSYIYRTQEWDDFPNGRWGNSSSPAFGELKDYYLFYLKSKSPREELLKMWGEELTGEESVFEVFTCYITGEPNKNGHKVTCMPWNDDPLATETNLLKEQLEKVNRRGILTINSQPNINGKPSTDPIVGWGPSAGYVFQKAYLEFFTSSEIVTALLKVLKKYELRVNYHIVNVKGQNITNAPDLQPNAVTWGIFPGREIIQPTVVDPVSFLSWKDEAFALWIEQWAKLYEEESPSRMIIQYIHDNYYLVNLVDNDFPLENCLWQVVDDTFELLNSPTQQ